From the genome of Argentina anserina chromosome 4, drPotAnse1.1, whole genome shotgun sequence, one region includes:
- the LOC126791932 gene encoding LOW QUALITY PROTEIN: heavy metal-associated isoprenylated plant protein 19 (The sequence of the model RefSeq protein was modified relative to this genomic sequence to represent the inferred CDS: substituted 1 base at 1 genomic stop codon), whose protein sequence is MGKKKNEQEVKVFVAEFKVTMHCNACERIVSKTLLKIKGVERIATDMNTHKVVVTGKTDPEKILKKLXKKIKKKVEIIDDKEKDSKDVDEGNLSRPLIIHPLMFDCCKECEQFPMMFSDENPNA, encoded by the exons atggggaagaagaaaaatgagcAAGAAGTAAAA GTTTTCGTTGCAGAATTCAAAGTCACAATGCACTGCAATGCGTGTGAAAGAATAGTTTCCAAAACCCTGTTGAAGATCAAAG GGGTGGAGAGGATCGCAACAGACATGAACACTCACAAGGTTGTGGTAACAGGAAAGACCGACCCAGAAAAGATTTTGAAGAAACTGTAGAAAAAGATTAAGAAGAAAGTAGAGATAATTGATGACAAAGAAAAAGActcaaaagatg TtgatgaaggaaacttatcgaGACCATTGATTATTCATCCACTTATGTTTGATTGCTGCAAAGAATGTGAACAATTCCCTATGATGTTTAGTGATGAGAATCCAAATGCTTGA